A portion of the Marinobacter alexandrii genome contains these proteins:
- a CDS encoding NAD(P)/FAD-dependent oxidoreductase has product MKDKISIVGAGLVGSLIAVMLKKKGFSVQVFEKREDPRNSLVAQGRSINLALSHRGIQPLKLAGVYDTIAPFLIPMNGRMMHDQSGALTYQSYGKEGQFINSVSRAQLNELLINSAEESGVEVYFNHKCTDIDFEKNNISFENGVSVESDLIIGTDGAFSALRKKLQFTDRFNFSQHYIEHGYKELSIKPINGEFGLEQNYLHIWPRGNFMLIALPNNDKTFTCTLFFPFEGSPSFAQLSSKTEVDSFFDQFFADAKALIPDLSDQFFENPTSSLITTKCEPWNKGRSILLGDAAHAIVPFYGQGMNSGFEDVRLFIEMSEKMNWDWDSILPSYSQQRKKDADAISELALMNFIEMRDHVGDPIFLKRKKLEAKIQEQFPNEWIPLYSMVTFSDIPYSEALRLGKIQKQVMDEVLQSETEEIDYNKIIERFNALKKVG; this is encoded by the coding sequence ATGAAGGATAAAATTAGCATAGTAGGAGCTGGGCTTGTCGGCTCTTTAATAGCTGTAATGCTTAAGAAAAAGGGATTTTCCGTTCAAGTGTTTGAAAAAAGAGAAGATCCTAGAAATTCATTAGTAGCTCAAGGAAGGTCTATCAATCTTGCATTAAGTCATAGAGGAATTCAGCCTTTAAAATTAGCTGGGGTTTATGATACCATCGCTCCTTTTTTGATTCCGATGAATGGCAGAATGATGCACGATCAATCTGGAGCTCTCACGTATCAATCCTATGGCAAAGAGGGACAATTTATTAACTCGGTTTCAAGAGCCCAACTGAACGAACTGCTCATCAACTCAGCGGAAGAATCCGGTGTTGAAGTGTACTTTAATCATAAATGTACTGATATCGATTTCGAAAAAAACAATATTAGTTTTGAAAACGGGGTAAGCGTAGAATCTGATCTTATCATTGGCACTGATGGGGCCTTCTCCGCTTTAAGAAAAAAATTGCAATTCACTGATCGTTTTAATTTCTCTCAACATTACATCGAACATGGCTATAAAGAATTATCTATCAAGCCAATTAATGGAGAATTCGGATTAGAGCAGAATTACCTTCATATCTGGCCAAGAGGTAATTTCATGCTTATAGCTCTTCCGAATAATGATAAAACTTTTACTTGCACACTATTTTTCCCTTTTGAGGGGTCTCCTTCCTTTGCACAATTGAGCAGTAAAACGGAAGTTGATTCTTTCTTTGATCAATTTTTTGCTGATGCTAAGGCATTGATACCAGACCTTTCTGATCAATTTTTTGAAAATCCTACCTCTTCGTTAATCACTACAAAATGTGAGCCTTGGAATAAAGGCAGGAGTATTCTATTAGGAGATGCAGCTCATGCAATTGTCCCTTTTTATGGACAGGGGATGAATTCAGGATTTGAAGATGTTCGATTGTTTATCGAAATGAGTGAAAAAATGAATTGGGACTGGGATAGCATATTACCTTCCTATTCACAACAAAGAAAAAAGGATGCTGATGCCATTTCTGAGCTTGCTCTTATGAATTTCATCGAAATGAGAGATCATGTTGGTGATCCAATTTTTTTAAAAAGAAAGAAACTAGAAGCTAAAATTCAAGAACAATTTCCAAATGAATGGATACCACTTTACAGCATGGTAACATTTTCAGATATTCCCTATTCAGAAGCTTTACGTCTTGGGAAAATCCAAAAACAAGTCATGGATGAGGTTCTTCAATCGGAAACCGAAGAAATAGATTACAATAAAATAATTGAACGATTTAATGCTCTAAAGAAAGTCGGCTAG
- a CDS encoding transporter substrate-binding domain-containing protein, with product MKVRLKTIILIVLLFSLTTSCKKSTSSQANSDYPEREEFIIDLDLEVIKERGYLTAIMDNSSTGLFVYKGKTMGYEYELLKRFCAEHGLQLRINITQNIGEGFNKLNTGEGDILAYNLTVTKERKKRISFTHYHNLQRQVLIQRKPENWRKIKLHEIEAQLIRNPVDLIGKQVVVRPHSSYYDRMVNLSDEIGGDILIVAGDSNVETEQLIKRVAEGTIDYTVAEEDVALVNSTYYSNIDIKTPVSFPTQIAWGVRKNSSQLLASLNEWIIKMRKTTDYYVIYDKYFKSSKSALRRSRSKYSSIGGSEAISPYDSLIKNAANELEWDWLLLAAQVFRESKFDANAESWAGAIGLLQVMPRTGREYGVLSLYDPEDNIYAGMKHLLWLQRQWEKVIEDEDERLKFVLASYNVGLGHLQDAIRLTEKYGGNTKKWDDVSEFLLKKSQSKFFNDPVVEFGYCRGSEPIDYVSKILDVYQNYKEILQQQSQLQTIAQ from the coding sequence ATGAAGGTTCGATTAAAAACCATTATTCTCATTGTTTTACTTTTTTCATTGACCACTTCATGTAAGAAGTCTACGTCAAGTCAAGCCAATTCAGATTATCCAGAACGCGAAGAATTTATTATAGACCTTGATCTTGAAGTGATCAAAGAGCGAGGTTATCTCACCGCTATTATGGATAATAGTTCAACGGGTCTTTTTGTATACAAAGGGAAGACTATGGGGTATGAATATGAACTTCTAAAACGTTTTTGTGCAGAACATGGTTTACAGCTTCGAATTAATATAACACAGAATATAGGAGAAGGCTTTAATAAACTAAACACTGGGGAAGGAGATATTTTAGCTTATAATCTTACAGTAACTAAAGAGCGCAAAAAGCGAATTTCATTTACTCATTATCACAACCTTCAACGTCAGGTCTTGATTCAAAGAAAACCTGAAAATTGGAGAAAAATTAAACTACACGAAATTGAAGCTCAGCTGATAAGAAATCCGGTCGATCTAATTGGAAAGCAAGTAGTGGTTAGACCGCATTCATCTTACTATGATAGAATGGTGAATCTATCAGATGAAATTGGCGGTGATATTCTAATAGTTGCCGGAGATTCGAATGTGGAAACTGAGCAGTTAATCAAAAGAGTAGCTGAAGGAACTATAGATTATACAGTTGCAGAGGAAGATGTTGCTTTGGTAAATTCTACCTATTATTCCAATATTGATATAAAAACACCTGTCAGCTTCCCTACGCAAATTGCATGGGGCGTGAGAAAAAATTCAAGTCAACTGTTAGCGTCACTCAATGAGTGGATCATTAAAATGAGAAAGACAACAGATTACTATGTTATTTATGATAAGTACTTTAAGAGTTCTAAGTCTGCACTAAGAAGATCTAGAAGTAAGTATTCTTCTATAGGTGGGTCTGAAGCAATTTCTCCTTACGATTCACTTATAAAAAATGCAGCAAATGAGCTTGAATGGGATTGGTTATTGTTGGCTGCTCAGGTTTTTAGGGAGTCAAAATTTGATGCGAATGCAGAATCTTGGGCCGGTGCAATAGGTCTATTGCAAGTCATGCCACGTACAGGTAGAGAATATGGAGTATTGAGTTTGTATGACCCTGAGGATAATATTTATGCTGGGATGAAGCATCTACTTTGGCTTCAAAGGCAATGGGAGAAGGTGATAGAAGACGAAGATGAAAGATTAAAGTTTGTTTTGGCCTCATACAATGTCGGATTAGGTCATTTACAAGACGCCATTCGTTTGACAGAAAAATATGGCGGTAATACTAAAAAATGGGACGATGTAAGCGAATTCCTCCTAAAAAAATCTCAATCAAAATTCTTTAATGACCCAGTTGTAGAATTTGGATACTGTAGAGGGTCTGAACCTATAGATTATGTATCCAAGATATTAGATGTTTATCAGAACTATAAAGAAATCCTGCAACAGCAAAGTCAGCTTCAGACAATCGCTCAGTAG
- a CDS encoding 3-hydroxyanthranilate 3,4-dioxygenase, with protein MAIQRPFNLQKWIEENRNLLKPPVGNKNLYTEAGDYIVMIVGGPNARKDYHYNETEELFYQLEGDIEVTIQEDGKAVKIPIKEGEMYLHPAKVPHSPARPENTVGLVIERKRESGHTDGLMWFCDNCNNKLHDTYFNLEDVEKDFQPRFREFFNSEELRTCDNCGETMETDPRFTD; from the coding sequence ATGGCGATACAAAGACCTTTCAATCTACAAAAATGGATTGAAGAAAATCGTAACCTCTTAAAGCCCCCTGTTGGCAATAAGAATCTATATACGGAAGCTGGAGATTACATCGTAATGATTGTAGGTGGCCCTAATGCTAGAAAAGATTATCACTACAACGAAACAGAGGAGCTATTTTATCAACTCGAAGGTGATATCGAAGTTACTATTCAGGAAGATGGTAAGGCAGTCAAGATTCCAATAAAAGAAGGGGAAATGTATTTACACCCTGCAAAAGTTCCTCACTCTCCCGCCAGACCTGAAAATACGGTTGGACTAGTCATCGAAAGAAAACGTGAATCGGGTCACACCGACGGTCTTATGTGGTTTTGTGATAACTGTAATAACAAATTACATGACACTTATTTCAATCTTGAAGATGTTGAAAAAGATTTTCAGCCAAGATTTCGAGAATTTTTCAATTCTGAAGAGTTAAGAACTTGCGATAATTGCGGAGAAACCATGGAAACAGATCCAAGATTCACAGACTAA
- a CDS encoding aldehyde dehydrogenase produces the protein MQKIQNFVNGEYRDPIKGDYIENIEPGTGKVFAQVPNSTQEDLDLAVEASKEAFPVWSRMAVDKRSRILHKLADLIDYNLDDLALMESRDNGKPLWLAKAVDIPRASANFRFYASAIVNFSSEAQVSEGFMVNYTRRSPVGIVGCISPWNLPLYLFSWKIAPALAMGNCVIAKPSELTPMTAFLLGKLSKDAGMPNGVLNILHGEGKSIGQAIVEHEVTKAISFTGGTATGRIVGATASQQFKKVSLELGGKNPNIIFADCDLDEAVKTSVKSSFTNQGEICLCGSRILVEDSIYDEFKARFLKECEKIVVGDPMNAKSIMGALVSEDHLNKVDSYVLLAKEEGGKVLHGGNRIAREGFYYEPTVIEGLDKNCRTNQEEIFGPVVTLNKFKNEEEAIDIANSTRYGLSCTIWTSDLKRAHRVSHAVQSGIIWVNCWLVRDLRTPFGGMKDSGIGREGGNEALRFFSEPQNVCIKL, from the coding sequence ATGCAAAAGATTCAAAACTTCGTAAATGGGGAATATAGAGATCCTATCAAAGGTGATTATATTGAAAACATAGAACCAGGCACTGGAAAAGTCTTTGCCCAGGTTCCAAATTCAACACAAGAGGATCTGGATCTAGCTGTTGAAGCTAGTAAAGAAGCCTTTCCTGTCTGGAGTCGCATGGCTGTTGATAAGAGAAGTAGAATTCTCCACAAGCTTGCAGATCTAATTGATTATAATCTTGATGATTTAGCACTCATGGAGAGTCGTGATAATGGGAAACCTTTATGGTTAGCAAAGGCCGTGGATATACCCAGAGCGAGCGCGAATTTTAGATTTTATGCTTCAGCAATTGTCAATTTTTCTTCGGAGGCGCAGGTTTCAGAGGGTTTCATGGTGAATTATACTAGAAGGTCACCCGTCGGTATCGTTGGTTGTATATCACCGTGGAATTTGCCGTTATATCTTTTTTCTTGGAAGATTGCCCCTGCTTTGGCCATGGGAAATTGTGTTATTGCAAAACCTTCAGAACTCACACCAATGACTGCCTTTTTGCTTGGAAAACTTAGCAAAGATGCTGGAATGCCAAACGGAGTATTGAACATTTTGCATGGAGAAGGTAAAAGTATTGGCCAGGCAATTGTTGAACATGAAGTGACAAAGGCAATTTCATTTACAGGAGGTACAGCTACCGGAAGAATAGTTGGTGCCACGGCATCTCAACAATTCAAGAAAGTATCACTGGAACTTGGAGGAAAAAATCCGAACATCATTTTTGCGGATTGTGATCTGGATGAAGCCGTAAAAACAAGTGTAAAAAGCTCTTTTACTAATCAAGGAGAAATATGTCTCTGTGGGTCACGTATCCTTGTCGAGGATTCAATTTATGATGAGTTTAAAGCCAGGTTCTTGAAAGAGTGTGAAAAAATAGTTGTCGGTGATCCTATGAATGCTAAATCTATCATGGGTGCACTCGTTTCAGAAGATCATCTAAATAAAGTAGACTCGTATGTTCTATTGGCCAAAGAAGAAGGAGGTAAGGTCTTGCATGGTGGAAATAGAATCGCTCGAGAAGGATTTTATTATGAGCCAACAGTTATTGAAGGATTAGATAAAAACTGCAGAACAAATCAAGAAGAGATTTTTGGGCCTGTTGTGACCTTGAATAAATTTAAAAATGAAGAAGAGGCAATTGATATAGCAAATTCTACGCGATATGGACTTTCATGTACTATTTGGACTTCTGATCTCAAAAGAGCCCATCGAGTATCGCATGCAGTTCAATCGGGCATTATCTGGGTCAACTGCTGGTTAGTGCGTGATTTAAGAACTCCTTTTGGTGGAATGAAGGATTCCGGAATTGGAAGAGAGGGAGGGAACGAAGCACTCAGGTTTTTTTCTGAACCTCAGAATGTTTGCATTAAGCTTTAA
- a CDS encoding SDR family oxidoreductase, whose product MDLDLKGKRALVCGSSQGMGLAIAKELSSLGSRVTLFARNEDSLKEALQELAPGDHDYLVADFDDLDAVKTKVKEGLKNGDYHILVNNSGGPAPGLLAEADLLDFEVAMNRHLNVSHLLVQALLPGMKKTNYGRVVNIISTSVKIPIVGLGVSNTVRGAMASWSKTLASELGQYGITVNNILPGFINTARIESLIAGKSKNLGKTEMEIEEGMKKMIPAGRFGEASEIAAYAALLCSPSGAYINGTSLRIDGGRTGSI is encoded by the coding sequence ATGGATTTAGACCTTAAAGGTAAAAGAGCTTTGGTTTGTGGAAGCTCTCAAGGAATGGGATTGGCGATAGCAAAGGAATTGAGCTCATTAGGGTCGCGAGTTACTCTTTTTGCACGGAATGAAGATTCTTTGAAAGAGGCTCTTCAAGAACTAGCGCCAGGAGACCATGACTACTTGGTAGCAGATTTTGATGACCTGGATGCTGTAAAGACGAAGGTGAAAGAAGGGCTTAAGAATGGCGATTATCATATTTTGGTGAATAATTCTGGGGGACCAGCACCTGGCCTTCTGGCGGAAGCTGATTTATTGGATTTTGAGGTGGCAATGAATAGACATTTGAACGTAAGCCATTTACTTGTCCAAGCCCTGCTACCTGGAATGAAAAAAACTAATTACGGTAGAGTAGTTAATATAATCTCCACATCAGTGAAAATTCCGATTGTTGGGTTAGGAGTTAGTAATACAGTGAGAGGAGCTATGGCTTCATGGTCCAAAACCCTGGCGAGTGAGCTTGGTCAATATGGTATTACGGTTAATAATATTCTTCCAGGCTTTATCAATACGGCTCGCATTGAAAGCCTTATTGCCGGAAAATCTAAGAATTTGGGTAAGACCGAAATGGAAATCGAAGAAGGTATGAAGAAAATGATACCTGCAGGTAGATTTGGAGAAGCTTCTGAAATTGCAGCTTATGCAGCCTTACTATGTAGTCCTAGCGGCGCATATATTAACGGGACTAGCTTAAGAATTGACGGAGGTAGAACAGGATCAATATAA
- the kynU gene encoding kynureninase — MKEALQKAKELDDSDSLSHYKSQFHFPQRNGKDCIYLCGNSLGLQPKITENYVVEELKNWQQKGVEGHFTGSKPWVSYHKNSKASLARIVGALEEEVVAMNNLTTNLHLALASFYHPKGKKSKILIERGAFPSDFYAVHSRISLSGYDPYENLIELQPPKGSDCLKTEEVIEKINELGDELALVMFPGIQYYTGQLFDIKRITEAAHKVEAKVGFDLAHTAGNIPLNLHHDQVDFAVWCTYKYLNSGPGGVGGLFIHEKHAKNQSIPRLSGWWGHNSEDRFKMNNTINPIPSVDGWQLSNINIISHASHLASLSLFDEAGMDNLRSKSIKLTDFMEHLILDSDILKNQVKIITPGNHEERGAQLSIFLLNHGKSVFNYIIDKGVMLDWREPNVIRVAPVPLYNSFEDAVNFVTILENALANEG; from the coding sequence TTGAAGGAAGCATTACAAAAAGCTAAAGAATTAGATGATTCTGATTCTCTATCTCATTATAAATCTCAATTCCACTTTCCTCAACGTAATGGAAAGGATTGTATCTACTTATGTGGAAACTCTCTAGGCCTACAACCTAAGATTACAGAAAACTACGTTGTAGAAGAATTAAAAAATTGGCAACAAAAAGGTGTAGAGGGCCATTTTACTGGCTCAAAACCATGGGTCTCCTATCATAAAAACTCAAAAGCTTCTTTAGCCAGAATTGTAGGTGCTCTAGAAGAGGAAGTAGTCGCAATGAATAACCTGACTACAAACCTACATTTAGCCCTTGCTTCATTTTATCACCCTAAAGGCAAAAAGTCTAAGATTCTAATAGAACGTGGTGCATTCCCATCAGATTTTTATGCGGTCCATTCGAGGATTTCTTTAAGCGGATACGACCCTTATGAAAATTTGATTGAACTTCAACCACCTAAAGGCTCTGATTGTCTCAAGACAGAAGAAGTTATTGAAAAAATTAATGAGCTTGGAGATGAGCTTGCATTGGTAATGTTTCCAGGAATACAATACTATACCGGCCAGCTATTCGATATTAAGCGTATCACTGAAGCAGCACATAAGGTGGAAGCTAAGGTTGGATTTGATTTGGCGCATACTGCCGGGAATATTCCATTAAATCTCCATCATGATCAAGTTGACTTTGCCGTATGGTGCACTTATAAATATTTAAATTCTGGTCCTGGAGGAGTAGGAGGTTTATTCATTCATGAAAAGCATGCAAAGAATCAATCAATCCCTCGTTTGTCTGGATGGTGGGGTCATAATTCAGAAGATCGGTTTAAAATGAACAACACAATCAACCCAATACCATCTGTGGATGGATGGCAGCTAAGCAACATCAATATCATTTCACATGCTTCGCATTTAGCTTCATTGAGTCTATTTGATGAGGCCGGGATGGATAATCTAAGATCCAAGAGTATCAAGCTGACTGACTTCATGGAACATTTGATTCTTGATTCTGATATACTAAAAAACCAAGTCAAGATCATTACTCCGGGGAATCATGAGGAGCGCGGAGCACAATTATCAATCTTTCTATTGAATCATGGTAAGAGCGTATTTAATTATATCATTGACAAAGGAGTCATGCTTGACTGGAGGGAACCAAATGTGATTAGAGTTGCACCAGTCCCTTTGTATAATTCATTTGAGGATGCTGTGAATTTTGTAACTATTTTGGAAAACGCCCTAGCGAATGAAGGATAA